A region of the Dyadobacter sp. CECT 9275 genome:
GGGCAGGTGGTCATTTACGGAAAAGGCTGTAAATAAGAAGTACCGTTAATAAAAAAGGCCAGTGGTGTTCGCGGCACCGCTGGCCTGAAAATCCCGGTTCATAACATCTGTGAAACAGATGTACAGGATCGTTTTTGTCCAACTTTCTACCATCGTTCAAAAACCGCCTTTAAAGGCTCACCAAATCTATGAAAAAACCCTTAAAAAAGTATGAACTGCTTTTAACAGTCATGAGAATATCCTTTATGCAACTGCTCATTGCCATGATCGGTATCCAACTGACCTACGCCATTGAGTCGCCCGCCCAAGAATTGCTTGACAAGCGTATCTCGCTGCGGGCAGAAGATATGTCTCTGAAGACGATTCTGAACAGGATAGAAATCCTGACGGAAGTCAAATTCACCTATAGTCCAAAGGCCATCCAGGCAGAAAGACATACTTCGGTAGTTATTCAAAATCAGCCGCTGAAAGATGTTTTGGAGCAGGTTTTAAAGCCTATGCGCATTAACTACAGGGTCATAGGCAGCCAGATCATCCTCAGCCAGCAAAACAATATCCCCGGAGAAGACGAAAAAAACACGAACCAGTCCGCCATCACGGCAACGGAAAAAGCCATCACGGGTGTGGTCAAAAGTGAAACTGGAGAAGGCCTCCCGGGAGTCAGCGTCGTGATCAAAAACACTACGCAGGGAACTACCACCAATGCCGAGGGCCAGTTCAGGATTGTGGTACCCGATCAAGCCAATGTGCTGGTATTTTCCTATGTGGGCTATCAGACCCAGGAAATCACTCTGAACAACCAGACCAACATCAGTTTACAGCTTGTCCCCAACCCAAAATCGCTGGACGAAGTGGTGGTGGTAGGTTACGGCACGCAGATCAAACGTGAACTGACCAGCGCTATCTCCAGGGTTTCAACAAAGGAAATAAACGAATTACCGGTTGCTGAAGTGGGGCAGGCACTGCAGGGGCGCGTACCAGGCCTCACAGTTACCAACGTAAGTTCGCCAGGTACCGCGCCGAACATCCGCATACGGGGTGTAAGTTCGGTGAGTTTTTCTACAGATCCTTTATACGTCATCGACGGTTTCCCGACCACCAATCTGGCCAGCTTCGACAACCGGGATGTTGAATCAGTGGAAGTACTGAAAGACGCCAGCGCTGCTGCCATTTACGGGTCGCGTGCAACCAATGGGGTGATCCTCCTCACTACAAAAAAAGGCCAGCGAAATAAAAAAATGACTGTTAACCTGGATTCCTATGTAGGTGTGGAATCGGCATGGCGAAAGCTTGATCCCATGAATACCGAACAGCGAAGCCGGTTTATGGACAGTTTTTATGTCGGGGCCAATATCGAGAACGCCGGCGCCCGTCCCAGCAGGTACACTCCAGCGGAAATGAATAAATATCCCTATCCGGGTGCAACGCAGACCTACGCGCAGACCAATACCGACTGGCAGGATCTGTATTTCAAAAAAGGCCTGATGACGGGCAATAATCTCTCTATTTCCGGCGGCGGGAATGCCTCTACTTTTTATAGCTCGGCAGGGTATACCCGCCAGGAAGGTATTGTAAAGGGTGTTGGTTTCGACAGATATAATTTCAGGATCAATTCAACGCACGACCTGGGGTCAAGGTTTACATTTGGTCAAAATCTTCTGATTGCCTATACCTCGCAGCTGTATAACAATGCCGACGGCCAAACCGGCGACCAGGGAACACCGTTGTCGCTGCTGCAATTTGCACTGCCTCACCTGCCGGTAAAGGACCCGAACACCGGGGCGTGGATCAAAGCGGGAGGTGACGCCATAGACGGACATCCGTTCCCGAACCTGATCGCGGATATTGAAAATATTATTTTCAGGAGAAATACAACCAAGATACTGGGAAGTGCCTATCTGGACGTTAAGCTCTTAAACTGGCTTAAGTTCAGAAGTACCTTCGGGATAGACTATGCCAATGCGCTGGAAAACGGGGCAGATAACAGTTACACCGTGAACGATGGTAACAATGTTTTTAAAACCAACGACGGCCTTTCCACCATTTCCAGCAATAGAAATGCATACTCTTCCCTGCTTTATTCCGAACAGTTGACAGCCGACAAAACGTTTGGTACCGATCACCACCTGAACGCCATACTCGTTTTTGAGGCGCAGAGCGGGAAAATACGGACCGAAATGATGTCTGGAAAACAATCAAATCCCGACATCAAAACACTGAACGGAGCCACCAATATCAGTGCCCTGAACGCACTGGAAGAAAACCTGCTCACCTCCTACGTGGCGCGGGTAGGCTATGCCTTCAAAGGGAAGTATATCCTCAACGCAAGTATCCGTCGTGACGGCTCCTCGGTGTGGGCGCCAGGTAACAAATACGCCAATTTTCCGGCAGCATCGGTTGGCTGGAATCTCGGACAGGAATCGTTTATGCAAAAATTATCCTTCCTGTCGGACATGAAACTAAGAGCTAGTTATGGTGTAACAGGGCTCAACCCTACAGCGCTTACCAATTACCCCTGGCAGTCGCTGGTCTATAATTCCTCCTACCCTTTTAACAACGACAACGTCGTAAATGCCTCTTTTTACAATAAGCTGGCCAATCAGAATCTGAAATGGGAAAAGACCAATCAGCTGAATATTGGGTTGGATGCTGCTTTTTTCAACAATTCCCTCTCTGTAACGGCTGAATATTTTGACAGAATTACCGATAACCTTATCCTGAAAGCCCCCACCCCTCCCTCATTTGGATATGTCCAGTTCACCGATGTGAATATTGGTAAAATGCAGAACAAAGGCTGGGAACTTCAGCTGAGTTATCGTGCGCCACGGAAAGGCGATTTCACCTGGGGAATCAGCGGCAACATCAGCCGGGTCAGAAATAAGGTACTCAGGCTGGATTCGCCAAGCGGCGTGATTTACGGCGGAGACGGCAATTATTTCTCAAGCTGGGGAGTACCCGTTACCCGCACCGTTGCAGGTGAATCCATACAATCTTTCTACGGCTGGGATTTTGACAGGATCTATCAAAACCAGAGTGAGGTAGACGCTGATAACGCAGCGGCCCGGTCGAAGACAGGATCAACGGAAGCTTTTTATCAAAGTGCCGCCACTGCACCGGGTGATGTG
Encoded here:
- a CDS encoding SusC/RagA family TonB-linked outer membrane protein; translated protein: MKKPLKKYELLLTVMRISFMQLLIAMIGIQLTYAIESPAQELLDKRISLRAEDMSLKTILNRIEILTEVKFTYSPKAIQAERHTSVVIQNQPLKDVLEQVLKPMRINYRVIGSQIILSQQNNIPGEDEKNTNQSAITATEKAITGVVKSETGEGLPGVSVVIKNTTQGTTTNAEGQFRIVVPDQANVLVFSYVGYQTQEITLNNQTNISLQLVPNPKSLDEVVVVGYGTQIKRELTSAISRVSTKEINELPVAEVGQALQGRVPGLTVTNVSSPGTAPNIRIRGVSSVSFSTDPLYVIDGFPTTNLASFDNRDVESVEVLKDASAAAIYGSRATNGVILLTTKKGQRNKKMTVNLDSYVGVESAWRKLDPMNTEQRSRFMDSFYVGANIENAGARPSRYTPAEMNKYPYPGATQTYAQTNTDWQDLYFKKGLMTGNNLSISGGGNASTFYSSAGYTRQEGIVKGVGFDRYNFRINSTHDLGSRFTFGQNLLIAYTSQLYNNADGQTGDQGTPLSLLQFALPHLPVKDPNTGAWIKAGGDAIDGHPFPNLIADIENIIFRRNTTKILGSAYLDVKLLNWLKFRSTFGIDYANALENGADNSYTVNDGNNVFKTNDGLSTISSNRNAYSSLLYSEQLTADKTFGTDHHLNAILVFEAQSGKIRTEMMSGKQSNPDIKTLNGATNISALNALEENLLTSYVARVGYAFKGKYILNASIRRDGSSVWAPGNKYANFPAASVGWNLGQESFMQKLSFLSDMKLRASYGVTGLNPTALTNYPWQSLVYNSSYPFNNDNVVNASFYNKLANQNLKWEKTNQLNIGLDAAFFNNSLSVTAEYFDRITDNLILKAPTPPSFGYVQFTDVNIGKMQNKGWELQLSYRAPRKGDFTWGISGNISRVRNKVLRLDSPSGVIYGGDGNYFSSWGVPVTRTVAGESIQSFYGWDFDRIYQNQSEVDADNAAARSKTGSTEAFYQSAATAPGDVRFRDLNGDGVVDDKDRKVIGSFLPDFTYGMNLTATYKHFDVSILFQGVQGGEIYSGIGVYAGAFRWPLGGSLSAYENAWTAENPSTTNPRLKWSDPNDNSRVSQRWLQDASYLRLKNINIGYELPAEILSKKTNGAISKFRIYLASQNLLTFTKYDLGYDPEIGMKIGSNRGAGNLTNGIDYGQYPAARSFTLGLQLGF